The Cinclus cinclus chromosome 3, bCinCin1.1, whole genome shotgun sequence genome has a window encoding:
- the ANKRD6 gene encoding ankyrin repeat domain-containing protein 6 isoform X3, whose translation MSQQDVVAVLSERLLVAAYKGQVENVVQLINRGAKVAVTKHGRTPLHLAAYKGHLHVVQVLLKAGCDLDIQDDGDQTALHRAAVVGNTDIIATLIQEGCALDRQDKDGNTALHEACWHGFSQSAKVLVKAGANVLAKNKAGNTPLHLACQNSHSQSTRVLLLGGSRADLKNNAGDTCLHVAARYNHLPIIRVLLSAFCSVHEKNQAGDTALHVAAALNHKKVVKLLLEAGADASVVNNAGQTPLEVARQHNNPEVALLLTKASQGSVSAADDTPSSDQPPERKNNLKDKPRSASPDPKGKKSKKKKPKEKVSALSDPISPADQQTLPQPQKNVPKRRSKHHCSSPPPPHEVRAYQLYTLYRGKDGKVMQAPINGCRCEPLINKLENQLEATVEEIKAELGTVQDKMNIKLGQMESKTQHQLRVLDKLMAERLSAERTECLHRLQQHTELEKNEGEKRQISLVDELKTWCLLKIQNLELKLSGDSRSSRPKSTLSTCESSIGTDQQVVAGGPVSSAPAQDVRPKDKAVSASTFHRFQQDLPSSELSGSKLRHVKVQAALQPVTEPAKTEPQSGYFIDKGTQTKKSSKSGQLRHKALHHAGAQQGQELQPLAPPAPPLRDTSQALEITQYFFEAVSTQMEKWYERKIEEARCQANQRAQQDKAALKEHIKCLEEELSKLRTKVQKES comes from the exons CATGGCCGGACCCCCCTGCACCTTGCTGCCTACAAGGGTCATCTCCACGTTGTCCAGGTTTTGTTGAAGGCAGGTTGTGATCTGGATATTCAGGATGAT GGTGACCAGACAGCATTGCACCGGGCTGCTGTGGTAGGGAACACTGATATAATAGCAACTCTGATTCAAGAGGGCTGTGCTTTGGACAGACAAGACAAG GATGGGAACACTGCTCTTCATGAAGCTTGTTGGCATGGATTCAGTCAGTCTGCCAAAGTGCTTGTTAAAGCAGGAGCCAATGTTCTTGCCAAGAACAAG GCAGGTAACACACCTCTTCACCTGGCTTGCCAGAATAGCCATTCCCAGAGTACTCGTGTTTTGTTACTTGGAGGATCTCGAGCAGACCTCAAAAATAAT GCAGGAGATACCTGTCTGCATGTGGCTGCTCGTTATAATCACTTGCCCATCATTAGGGTGCTGCTCAGTGCTTTCTGTTCTGTCCATGAAAAGAACCAG GCAGGAGATACTGCACTCCATGTAGCTGCTGCCCTAAATCACAAGAAGGTGGTGAAACTCTTGCTGGAGGCAGGGGCTGATGCATCCGTTGTCAACAAT gCAGGCCAGACCCCTCTAGAGGTTGCCAGACAGCACAATAACCCTGAGGTTGCGCTCCTGCTCACTAAAGCATCACAG GGCAGTGTCTCAGCTGCTGATGACACACCAAGCAGTGACCAGCCCCCAGAGAGGAAGAACAATCTGAAGGATAAACCCCGGTCAGCCTCACCAGATCCCAAagggaaaaagagcaaaaagaaaaagccaaaggaaaag GTTTCAGCACTCTCAGACCCCATCTCCCCAGCTGATCAGCAGACACTCCCTCAGCCCCAGAAGAACGTGCCAAAGCGCAGAAGTAAACACCACTGCTCCTCTCCACCCCCTCCCCACGAGGTCCGAGCCTACCAGCTCTACACACTCTACCGAGGAAAGGATGGGAAGGTGATGCAG GCACCCATAAATGGATGTCGTTGTGAGCCCCTGATAAATAAACTGGAGAATCAGCTGGAGGCAACAGTGGAAGAGATAAAAGCTGAGCTTGGGACAGTACAAGATAAAATGAATATTAAGCTGGGCCAGATGGAAAGCAAAACTCAGCATCAA CTCCGAGTTTTGGACAAGCTCATGGCTGAGCGACTGTCGGCAGAGAGGACAGAGTGTCTTCACCGCCTGCAGCAGCACACGGAGCTGGAAAAGAATGAGGGGGAGAAGAGGCAG ATTTCCTTGGTTGATGAGCTGAAGACCTGGTGCTTGTTGAAGATTCAGAATCTGGAGCTCAAGCTTTCTGGAGATTCCAGGTCATCAAGACCAAAATCAACTTTGTCCACTTGTGAGTC CTCTATAGGTACAGATCAACAGGTAGTGGCTGGTGGACCGGTTTCTTCCGCCCCTGCTCAAGATGTCAGGCCAAAGGACAAAGCTGTGAGTGCCAGCACGTTCCACAGGTTCCAGCAGGACCTGCCCTCCTCCGAGCTTTCGGGCTCCAAATTAAGACACGTTAAAGTTCAAGCTGCTTTGCAGCCAGTGACTGAACCTGCAAAGACTGAACCACAGAGCGGCTACTTCATTGACAAAGGAACTCAGACGAAAAAGTCCAGCAAAAGTGGGCAGTTGAGGCACAAAGCTCTGCACCAcgctggggcacagcagggccaggagctgcagcccttggCCCCACCTGCCCCTCCGCTCAGAGACACCTCCCAGGCCCTGGAGATAACTCAGTACTTCTTCGAGGCCGTTTCCACGCAGATGGAGAAGTGGTACGAGCGGAAGATAGAAGAAGCCCGGTGCCAAGCGAACCAGAGAGCGCAGCAAGACAAAGCTGCACTCAAGGAGCACATCAAATGCTTAGAAGAGGAGCTGAGCAAATTAAGGACTAAGGTGCAAAAAGAGAGCTAG
- the ANKRD6 gene encoding ankyrin repeat domain-containing protein 6 isoform X2, producing MSQQDVVAVLSERLLVAAYKGQVENVVQLINRGAKVAVTKHGRTPLHLAAYKGHLHVVQVLLKAGCDLDIQDDGDQTALHRAAVVGNTDIIATLIQEGCALDRQDKDGNTALHEACWHGFSQSAKVLVKAGANVLAKNKAGNTPLHLACQNSHSQSTRVLLLGGSRADLKNNAGDTCLHVAARYNHLPIIRVLLSAFCSVHEKNQAGDTALHVAAALNHKKVVKLLLEAGADASVVNNAGQTPLEVARQHNNPEVALLLTKASQVSRFNRGRSLRKKRERLKEERRAQSVPRDEVVQSKGSVSAADDTPSSDQPPERKNNLKDKPRSASPDPKGKKSKKKKPKEKVSALSDPISPADQQTLPQPQKNVPKRRSKHHCSSPPPPHEVRAYQLYTLYRGKDGKVMQAPINGCRCEPLINKLENQLEATVEEIKAELGTVQDKMNIKLGQMESKTQHQLRVLDKLMAERLSAERTECLHRLQQHTELEKNEGEKRQISLVDELKTWCLLKIQNLELKLSGDSRSSRPKSTLSTCTDQQVVAGGPVSSAPAQDVRPKDKAVSASTFHRFQQDLPSSELSGSKLRHVKVQAALQPVTEPAKTEPQSGYFIDKGTQTKKSSKSGQLRHKALHHAGAQQGQELQPLAPPAPPLRDTSQALEITQYFFEAVSTQMEKWYERKIEEARCQANQRAQQDKAALKEHIKCLEEELSKLRTKVQKES from the exons CATGGCCGGACCCCCCTGCACCTTGCTGCCTACAAGGGTCATCTCCACGTTGTCCAGGTTTTGTTGAAGGCAGGTTGTGATCTGGATATTCAGGATGAT GGTGACCAGACAGCATTGCACCGGGCTGCTGTGGTAGGGAACACTGATATAATAGCAACTCTGATTCAAGAGGGCTGTGCTTTGGACAGACAAGACAAG GATGGGAACACTGCTCTTCATGAAGCTTGTTGGCATGGATTCAGTCAGTCTGCCAAAGTGCTTGTTAAAGCAGGAGCCAATGTTCTTGCCAAGAACAAG GCAGGTAACACACCTCTTCACCTGGCTTGCCAGAATAGCCATTCCCAGAGTACTCGTGTTTTGTTACTTGGAGGATCTCGAGCAGACCTCAAAAATAAT GCAGGAGATACCTGTCTGCATGTGGCTGCTCGTTATAATCACTTGCCCATCATTAGGGTGCTGCTCAGTGCTTTCTGTTCTGTCCATGAAAAGAACCAG GCAGGAGATACTGCACTCCATGTAGCTGCTGCCCTAAATCACAAGAAGGTGGTGAAACTCTTGCTGGAGGCAGGGGCTGATGCATCCGTTGTCAACAAT gCAGGCCAGACCCCTCTAGAGGTTGCCAGACAGCACAATAACCCTGAGGTTGCGCTCCTGCTCACTAAAGCATCACAG GTCTCGCGTTTTAACCGTGGGAGAAGCctgaggaagaagagagagagactgaaggaggaaaggagggcTCAGTCAGTGCCACGGGATGAAGTGGTACAGAGCAAG GGCAGTGTCTCAGCTGCTGATGACACACCAAGCAGTGACCAGCCCCCAGAGAGGAAGAACAATCTGAAGGATAAACCCCGGTCAGCCTCACCAGATCCCAAagggaaaaagagcaaaaagaaaaagccaaaggaaaag GTTTCAGCACTCTCAGACCCCATCTCCCCAGCTGATCAGCAGACACTCCCTCAGCCCCAGAAGAACGTGCCAAAGCGCAGAAGTAAACACCACTGCTCCTCTCCACCCCCTCCCCACGAGGTCCGAGCCTACCAGCTCTACACACTCTACCGAGGAAAGGATGGGAAGGTGATGCAG GCACCCATAAATGGATGTCGTTGTGAGCCCCTGATAAATAAACTGGAGAATCAGCTGGAGGCAACAGTGGAAGAGATAAAAGCTGAGCTTGGGACAGTACAAGATAAAATGAATATTAAGCTGGGCCAGATGGAAAGCAAAACTCAGCATCAA CTCCGAGTTTTGGACAAGCTCATGGCTGAGCGACTGTCGGCAGAGAGGACAGAGTGTCTTCACCGCCTGCAGCAGCACACGGAGCTGGAAAAGAATGAGGGGGAGAAGAGGCAG ATTTCCTTGGTTGATGAGCTGAAGACCTGGTGCTTGTTGAAGATTCAGAATCTGGAGCTCAAGCTTTCTGGAGATTCCAGGTCATCAAGACCAAAATCAACTTTGTCCACTT GTACAGATCAACAGGTAGTGGCTGGTGGACCGGTTTCTTCCGCCCCTGCTCAAGATGTCAGGCCAAAGGACAAAGCTGTGAGTGCCAGCACGTTCCACAGGTTCCAGCAGGACCTGCCCTCCTCCGAGCTTTCGGGCTCCAAATTAAGACACGTTAAAGTTCAAGCTGCTTTGCAGCCAGTGACTGAACCTGCAAAGACTGAACCACAGAGCGGCTACTTCATTGACAAAGGAACTCAGACGAAAAAGTCCAGCAAAAGTGGGCAGTTGAGGCACAAAGCTCTGCACCAcgctggggcacagcagggccaggagctgcagcccttggCCCCACCTGCCCCTCCGCTCAGAGACACCTCCCAGGCCCTGGAGATAACTCAGTACTTCTTCGAGGCCGTTTCCACGCAGATGGAGAAGTGGTACGAGCGGAAGATAGAAGAAGCCCGGTGCCAAGCGAACCAGAGAGCGCAGCAAGACAAAGCTGCACTCAAGGAGCACATCAAATGCTTAGAAGAGGAGCTGAGCAAATTAAGGACTAAGGTGCAAAAAGAGAGCTAG
- the ANKRD6 gene encoding ankyrin repeat domain-containing protein 6 isoform X4, which yields MSQQDVVAVLSERLLVAAYKGQVENVVQLINRGAKVAVTKHGRTPLHLAAYKGHLHVVQVLLKAGCDLDIQDDGDQTALHRAAVVGNTDIIATLIQEGCALDRQDKAGNTPLHLACQNSHSQSTRVLLLGGSRADLKNNAGDTCLHVAARYNHLPIIRVLLSAFCSVHEKNQAGDTALHVAAALNHKKVVKLLLEAGADASVVNNVSRFNRGRSLRKKRERLKEERRAQSVPRDEVVQSKGSVSAADDTPSSDQPPERKNNLKDKPRSASPDPKGKKSKKKKPKEKVSALSDPISPADQQTLPQPQKNVPKRRSKHHCSSPPPPHEVRAYQLYTLYRGKDGKVMQAPINGCRCEPLINKLENQLEATVEEIKAELGTVQDKMNIKLGQMESKTQHQLRVLDKLMAERLSAERTECLHRLQQHTELEKNEGEKRQISLVDELKTWCLLKIQNLELKLSGDSRSSRPKSTLSTCTDQQVVAGGPVSSAPAQDVRPKDKAVSASTFHRFQQDLPSSELSGSKLRHVKVQAALQPVTEPAKTEPQSGYFIDKGTQTKKSSKSGQLRHKALHHAGAQQGQELQPLAPPAPPLRDTSQALEITQYFFEAVSTQMEKWYERKIEEARCQANQRAQQDKAALKEHIKCLEEELSKLRTKVQKES from the exons CATGGCCGGACCCCCCTGCACCTTGCTGCCTACAAGGGTCATCTCCACGTTGTCCAGGTTTTGTTGAAGGCAGGTTGTGATCTGGATATTCAGGATGAT GGTGACCAGACAGCATTGCACCGGGCTGCTGTGGTAGGGAACACTGATATAATAGCAACTCTGATTCAAGAGGGCTGTGCTTTGGACAGACAAGACAAG GCAGGTAACACACCTCTTCACCTGGCTTGCCAGAATAGCCATTCCCAGAGTACTCGTGTTTTGTTACTTGGAGGATCTCGAGCAGACCTCAAAAATAAT GCAGGAGATACCTGTCTGCATGTGGCTGCTCGTTATAATCACTTGCCCATCATTAGGGTGCTGCTCAGTGCTTTCTGTTCTGTCCATGAAAAGAACCAG GCAGGAGATACTGCACTCCATGTAGCTGCTGCCCTAAATCACAAGAAGGTGGTGAAACTCTTGCTGGAGGCAGGGGCTGATGCATCCGTTGTCAACAAT GTCTCGCGTTTTAACCGTGGGAGAAGCctgaggaagaagagagagagactgaaggaggaaaggagggcTCAGTCAGTGCCACGGGATGAAGTGGTACAGAGCAAG GGCAGTGTCTCAGCTGCTGATGACACACCAAGCAGTGACCAGCCCCCAGAGAGGAAGAACAATCTGAAGGATAAACCCCGGTCAGCCTCACCAGATCCCAAagggaaaaagagcaaaaagaaaaagccaaaggaaaag GTTTCAGCACTCTCAGACCCCATCTCCCCAGCTGATCAGCAGACACTCCCTCAGCCCCAGAAGAACGTGCCAAAGCGCAGAAGTAAACACCACTGCTCCTCTCCACCCCCTCCCCACGAGGTCCGAGCCTACCAGCTCTACACACTCTACCGAGGAAAGGATGGGAAGGTGATGCAG GCACCCATAAATGGATGTCGTTGTGAGCCCCTGATAAATAAACTGGAGAATCAGCTGGAGGCAACAGTGGAAGAGATAAAAGCTGAGCTTGGGACAGTACAAGATAAAATGAATATTAAGCTGGGCCAGATGGAAAGCAAAACTCAGCATCAA CTCCGAGTTTTGGACAAGCTCATGGCTGAGCGACTGTCGGCAGAGAGGACAGAGTGTCTTCACCGCCTGCAGCAGCACACGGAGCTGGAAAAGAATGAGGGGGAGAAGAGGCAG ATTTCCTTGGTTGATGAGCTGAAGACCTGGTGCTTGTTGAAGATTCAGAATCTGGAGCTCAAGCTTTCTGGAGATTCCAGGTCATCAAGACCAAAATCAACTTTGTCCACTT GTACAGATCAACAGGTAGTGGCTGGTGGACCGGTTTCTTCCGCCCCTGCTCAAGATGTCAGGCCAAAGGACAAAGCTGTGAGTGCCAGCACGTTCCACAGGTTCCAGCAGGACCTGCCCTCCTCCGAGCTTTCGGGCTCCAAATTAAGACACGTTAAAGTTCAAGCTGCTTTGCAGCCAGTGACTGAACCTGCAAAGACTGAACCACAGAGCGGCTACTTCATTGACAAAGGAACTCAGACGAAAAAGTCCAGCAAAAGTGGGCAGTTGAGGCACAAAGCTCTGCACCAcgctggggcacagcagggccaggagctgcagcccttggCCCCACCTGCCCCTCCGCTCAGAGACACCTCCCAGGCCCTGGAGATAACTCAGTACTTCTTCGAGGCCGTTTCCACGCAGATGGAGAAGTGGTACGAGCGGAAGATAGAAGAAGCCCGGTGCCAAGCGAACCAGAGAGCGCAGCAAGACAAAGCTGCACTCAAGGAGCACATCAAATGCTTAGAAGAGGAGCTGAGCAAATTAAGGACTAAGGTGCAAAAAGAGAGCTAG
- the ANKRD6 gene encoding ankyrin repeat domain-containing protein 6 isoform X1, which yields MSQQDVVAVLSERLLVAAYKGQVENVVQLINRGAKVAVTKHGRTPLHLAAYKGHLHVVQVLLKAGCDLDIQDDGDQTALHRAAVVGNTDIIATLIQEGCALDRQDKDGNTALHEACWHGFSQSAKVLVKAGANVLAKNKAGNTPLHLACQNSHSQSTRVLLLGGSRADLKNNAGDTCLHVAARYNHLPIIRVLLSAFCSVHEKNQAGDTALHVAAALNHKKVVKLLLEAGADASVVNNAGQTPLEVARQHNNPEVALLLTKASQVSRFNRGRSLRKKRERLKEERRAQSVPRDEVVQSKGSVSAADDTPSSDQPPERKNNLKDKPRSASPDPKGKKSKKKKPKEKVSALSDPISPADQQTLPQPQKNVPKRRSKHHCSSPPPPHEVRAYQLYTLYRGKDGKVMQAPINGCRCEPLINKLENQLEATVEEIKAELGTVQDKMNIKLGQMESKTQHQLRVLDKLMAERLSAERTECLHRLQQHTELEKNEGEKRQISLVDELKTWCLLKIQNLELKLSGDSRSSRPKSTLSTCESSIGTDQQVVAGGPVSSAPAQDVRPKDKAVSASTFHRFQQDLPSSELSGSKLRHVKVQAALQPVTEPAKTEPQSGYFIDKGTQTKKSSKSGQLRHKALHHAGAQQGQELQPLAPPAPPLRDTSQALEITQYFFEAVSTQMEKWYERKIEEARCQANQRAQQDKAALKEHIKCLEEELSKLRTKVQKES from the exons CATGGCCGGACCCCCCTGCACCTTGCTGCCTACAAGGGTCATCTCCACGTTGTCCAGGTTTTGTTGAAGGCAGGTTGTGATCTGGATATTCAGGATGAT GGTGACCAGACAGCATTGCACCGGGCTGCTGTGGTAGGGAACACTGATATAATAGCAACTCTGATTCAAGAGGGCTGTGCTTTGGACAGACAAGACAAG GATGGGAACACTGCTCTTCATGAAGCTTGTTGGCATGGATTCAGTCAGTCTGCCAAAGTGCTTGTTAAAGCAGGAGCCAATGTTCTTGCCAAGAACAAG GCAGGTAACACACCTCTTCACCTGGCTTGCCAGAATAGCCATTCCCAGAGTACTCGTGTTTTGTTACTTGGAGGATCTCGAGCAGACCTCAAAAATAAT GCAGGAGATACCTGTCTGCATGTGGCTGCTCGTTATAATCACTTGCCCATCATTAGGGTGCTGCTCAGTGCTTTCTGTTCTGTCCATGAAAAGAACCAG GCAGGAGATACTGCACTCCATGTAGCTGCTGCCCTAAATCACAAGAAGGTGGTGAAACTCTTGCTGGAGGCAGGGGCTGATGCATCCGTTGTCAACAAT gCAGGCCAGACCCCTCTAGAGGTTGCCAGACAGCACAATAACCCTGAGGTTGCGCTCCTGCTCACTAAAGCATCACAG GTCTCGCGTTTTAACCGTGGGAGAAGCctgaggaagaagagagagagactgaaggaggaaaggagggcTCAGTCAGTGCCACGGGATGAAGTGGTACAGAGCAAG GGCAGTGTCTCAGCTGCTGATGACACACCAAGCAGTGACCAGCCCCCAGAGAGGAAGAACAATCTGAAGGATAAACCCCGGTCAGCCTCACCAGATCCCAAagggaaaaagagcaaaaagaaaaagccaaaggaaaag GTTTCAGCACTCTCAGACCCCATCTCCCCAGCTGATCAGCAGACACTCCCTCAGCCCCAGAAGAACGTGCCAAAGCGCAGAAGTAAACACCACTGCTCCTCTCCACCCCCTCCCCACGAGGTCCGAGCCTACCAGCTCTACACACTCTACCGAGGAAAGGATGGGAAGGTGATGCAG GCACCCATAAATGGATGTCGTTGTGAGCCCCTGATAAATAAACTGGAGAATCAGCTGGAGGCAACAGTGGAAGAGATAAAAGCTGAGCTTGGGACAGTACAAGATAAAATGAATATTAAGCTGGGCCAGATGGAAAGCAAAACTCAGCATCAA CTCCGAGTTTTGGACAAGCTCATGGCTGAGCGACTGTCGGCAGAGAGGACAGAGTGTCTTCACCGCCTGCAGCAGCACACGGAGCTGGAAAAGAATGAGGGGGAGAAGAGGCAG ATTTCCTTGGTTGATGAGCTGAAGACCTGGTGCTTGTTGAAGATTCAGAATCTGGAGCTCAAGCTTTCTGGAGATTCCAGGTCATCAAGACCAAAATCAACTTTGTCCACTTGTGAGTC CTCTATAGGTACAGATCAACAGGTAGTGGCTGGTGGACCGGTTTCTTCCGCCCCTGCTCAAGATGTCAGGCCAAAGGACAAAGCTGTGAGTGCCAGCACGTTCCACAGGTTCCAGCAGGACCTGCCCTCCTCCGAGCTTTCGGGCTCCAAATTAAGACACGTTAAAGTTCAAGCTGCTTTGCAGCCAGTGACTGAACCTGCAAAGACTGAACCACAGAGCGGCTACTTCATTGACAAAGGAACTCAGACGAAAAAGTCCAGCAAAAGTGGGCAGTTGAGGCACAAAGCTCTGCACCAcgctggggcacagcagggccaggagctgcagcccttggCCCCACCTGCCCCTCCGCTCAGAGACACCTCCCAGGCCCTGGAGATAACTCAGTACTTCTTCGAGGCCGTTTCCACGCAGATGGAGAAGTGGTACGAGCGGAAGATAGAAGAAGCCCGGTGCCAAGCGAACCAGAGAGCGCAGCAAGACAAAGCTGCACTCAAGGAGCACATCAAATGCTTAGAAGAGGAGCTGAGCAAATTAAGGACTAAGGTGCAAAAAGAGAGCTAG